The following is a genomic window from Halichoerus grypus chromosome 5, mHalGry1.hap1.1, whole genome shotgun sequence.
CGAGGAGGAGATCCGCGTGGTGCGGCTGCAGCTGGAGGCTACCGAGCGCCAGCGCGGCGGGGCGGAGGGCGAGCTGCAGGCCCTGCGCGCGCGGGCTGAGGAGGCCGAGGCACAGAAGCGCCAGGCGCAGGAGGAGGCAGAGCGCTTGCGGCGGCAGGTGCAGGACGAGAGCCAGCGCAAGCGACAGGCGGAGGCCGAGCTGGCCCTGCGCGTCAAGGCGGAGGCCGAGGCGGCCCGGGAAAAGCAGCGGGCCCTGCAGGCGCTGGAGGAGCTGCAGCTCCAGGCGGAGGAGGCGGAGCGGCGCCTCCGGCAGGCGGAGGCCGAGCGGGCGCGCCAGGTGCAGGTGGCCCTGGAGACGGCGCAGCGCAGCGCCGAGGTGGAGCTGCAGAGCAAGCGCGCCTCGTTCGCGGAGAAGACGGCGCAGCTGGAGCGCACGCTGCAGGAAGAGCACGTGGCGGTGGCGCAGCTGCGGGAGGAGGCCGCGCGGCAGGCGCAGCGGCAGGCCGAGGCGGAGCGCGCCCGGGAGGAGGCCGAGCGGGAGCTGGAGCGCTGGCGGCTGAAGGCCAACGAGGCACTGCGCCTGCGCCTGCAGGCCGAGGAGGTGGCGCAGCAGAAGAGCCTCGCGCAGGCGGAGGCGGAGCAGCAGAAGGAGGCGGCGGAGCGCGAGGCCCGGCGCCGCGGCAAGGCGGAGGAGCAGGCCGTGCGGCAGCGGGAGCTGGCCGAGCAGGAGCTGGAGAAGCAGCGGCAGCTGGCGGAGGGCACTGCCCAGCAGCGCCTGGCGGCGGAGCAGGAGCTGATCCGGCTGCGGGCCGGCacggagcagggggagcagcagcggCAGCTCCTGGAGGAGGCGCTGGCCCGGCTGCAGCGCGAGGCGGACGCGGCTGCGCAGAAGCGCCAGGAGCTGGAGGCGGAGCTGGCGACAGTGCGCGCGGAGATGGAGGTGCTGCTGGCCAGCAAGGCGCGCGCCGAGGAGGAGTCGCGCTCCACCAGCGAGAAGTCCAAGCAGAGGCTGGAGGCCGAGGCCAGCCGCTTCCGCGAGCTGGCCGAGGAGGCCGCTCGCCTGCGCGCCCTGGCCGAGGAGACCAAGCGGCAGCGGCAGCTGGCTGAGGAGGACGCGGCGCAGCAGCGGGCCGAGGCGGAGCGGGTGCTGGCCGAGAAGCTGGCCGCCATCAGTGAGGCCACGCGGCTCAAGACCGAGGCGGAGATCGCGCTCAAGGAGAAGGAGGCGGAGAACGAGCGTCTGCGGCGGCTGGCGGAGGACGAGGCCTTCCAGCGGCGGCGGCTGGAGGAGCAGGCGGCCCAGCACAAGGCGGACATCGAGGAGCGGCTGATGCAGCTGCGTAAGGCGTCCGACAACGAGCTGGAGCGGCAGAAGGGGCTGGTGGAGGACACGCTGCGGCAGCGGCGGCAGGTGGAGGAGGAGATCCTGGCCCTCAAGGCGAGCTTCGAGAAGGCGGCCGCCGGCAAGgcggagctggagctggagctggggcgCATCCGCAGCAGTGCCGAGGACACGCTGCGCAGCAAGGAGCAGGCTGAGCGGGAGGCTGCGCGGCAGCGGCAGCTGGCGGCCGAGGAGGAGCAGCGGCGCCGCGAGGCTGAGGAGCGTGTGCAGAAGAGCCTGGTGGCGGAGGAGGAGGCCGCGCGGCAGCGCAAGTTGGCGCTGGAGGAGGTGGAGCGGCTCAAGGCCAAGGTGGAGGAGGCGCGGCGCCTGCGCGAGCGGGCGGAGCAGGAGTCGGCGCGGCAGCTGCAGCTGGCGCAGGAGGCCGCCCAGAAGCGGCTGCAGGCGGAGGAGAAGGCGCACGCCTTTGCGGTGCAGCGGAAGGAGCAGGAGCTGCAGCAGACGCTCCAGCAGGAGCAGAGCGTGCTGGAGCGGCTGCGCGGCGAGGCAGAGGCCGCACGGCGGGCGGCCGAGGAGGCGGAGGAGGCCCGGGAGCGCGCCGAGCTGGAGGCGGCTCAGTCCCGGCAGCAGGTGGAAGAGGCCGAGCGGCTGAAGCAGTTGGCGGAAGAGCAGGCGCGGGCCCGGGCGCAGGCGCAGGCCGCCGCGGAGAAGCTGCGCAAGGAGGCGGAGCAGGAGGCGGCCCGACGGGCGCAGGCCGAGCAGGCGGCCCTGAAGCAGAAGCAGGCGGCCGACGCCGAGATGGAAAAGCACAAGAAGTTTGCGGAGCAGACGCTGCGGCAGAAGGCGCAGGTGGAGCAGGAACTGACCGCCCTGCGGCTGCAGCTGGAGGAGACTGACCACCAGAAGGGCATCTTGGACGAGGAGCTGCAGCGGCTCAAGGCGGAGGTGACGGAGGCAGCCCGGCAGCGCAGCCAGGTGGAGGAGGAGCTCTTCTCCGTGCGCGTGCAGATGGAGGAGCTGAGCAAGCTCAAGGCGCGCATCGAGGCGGAGAACCGCGCGCTCATCCTGCGTGACAAGGACAACACCCAGCGCTTCCTGCAGGAGGAGGCCGAGAAGATGAAGCAGGTTGCGGAGGAGGCGGCCCGGCTGAGCGTGGCGGTCCAGGAGGCGGCCCGGCTGCGGCAGCTGGCCGAGGAGGACCTGGCGCAACAGCGGGCCTTGGCCGAAAAGATGCTCAAGGAGAAGATGCAGGCGGTGCAAGAGGCCACGCGCCTCCAAGCCGAGGCGGAGCTGCTGCAGCAGCAGAAGGAGCTCGCGCAGGAGCAGGCGCGGCAGCTGCAGGAGGACAAGGAGCAGATGGCGCAGCAGCTGGCGCAGGAGACGCAGGGCTTCCAGCGGACTCTGGAGCTGGAGCGGCAGCGGCAGCTGGAGATGAGCGCGGAGGCCGAGCGCCTGAAGCTCCGCGTGGCCGAGCTGAGCCAGGCGCAGGCCCGTGCCGAGGAGGATGCCCAGCGCTTCCGCAGACAGGCCGAGGAGATCGGCGAGAAGCTGCACCGCACCGAGCTCGCCACGCAGGAGAAGGTGACGCTGGTGCACACACTTGAGGTCCAGCGGCAGCAGAGTGACCATGACGCCGAGCGCCTCCGAGCGGCCATTGCTGAGCTGGAGCGTGAGAAGGAGAAGCTCCAGGAGGAGGCCTCGCTGCTGCAGCAGAAGTCCGAGGAGGTACCGGCCCGCCCTCCCCGAGCAGGTGGGTGGGCCCGGGGGGCCGCGGCGTCCCTGAccgttccctccctctctccagatGCAGGTGGTGCAACAGGAGCAGCTGCTGCAGGAGACGCGGGCGCTGCAGCAGAGCTTCCTGTCGGAGAAGGACCGCCTGCTGCAGCGGGAGCAGTGCATCGAGCAGGAGAAGGCCAAGCTGGAGCAGCTGTTCCAGGACGAGGTGGCCAAGGCGCAGCAGCTGCGCGAGgagcagcagcggcagcagcagcagatgGCGCAGGAGCGGCAGCGGCTGATGGCCAGCATGGAGGAGGCCCTGCAGCGCCAGCGCGACGCGGAGGAGGGCGTGCGGCgcaagcaggaggagctgcagcagctgcagcagcagcggcagcagcaggaGAAGCTGCTGGCCGAGGAGAACCGGCGGCTGCGCGAGCGGCTGCAGCGCCTGGAGGAGGAGCACCGGGCCGCGGTGGCGCAGTCCGAGGAGATCGCCGCCTCGCAGGCCGTGGCCGCCAAAGCCCTGCCCAACGGCCGGGACGCGCCTGACGGCCCGGCCGTGGAGGTGGAGAGCGAGCACGCGTTTGACGGGCTGCGGCGGAAGGTGCCGGCCCAGCGGCTGCAGGAGGTCGGCGTCCTGAGCTCGGAGGAGCTGCAGCGGCTGGCCGAGGGCCGCACAACGGTGGCTGAGCTTGCCCAGCGGGAGGACGTGCGCCGGTACCTGCAGGGCCGCAGCGGCATCGCCGGGCTGCTGCTGAAGCCCACCAACGAGAAGCTGAGCGTCTATGCGGCCCTCCAGCGGCAGCTGCTGAGCCCGGGCACGGCGCTCATCCTGCTCGAGGCTCAGGCCGCCTCCGGCTTCCTCCTGGACCCCGTGCGGAATCGGCGGCTGACTGTCAACGAGGCCGTGAAGGAAGGCGTGGTGGGCCCCGAGCTGCACCACAAGCTGCTGTCGGCCGAGCGCGCCGTCACCGGCTACAAGGACCCCTACACCGGGGAGCAGATCTCCCTCTTCCAGGCCATGAAGAAGGACCTCGTCGTCCGCGACCACGGCATCCGCCTGCTGGAGGCCCAGATCGCCACGGGCGGCATCATCGACCCCGTGCACAGCCACCGCGTGCCCGTGGACGTGGCCTACCAGCGCGGCTACTTCGACGAGGAGATGAGCCGCGTCCTGGCGGACCCGAGCGACGACACCAAGGGCTTCTTCGACCCCAACACGCACGAGAACCTCACGTACCTGCAGCTGCTGGAGCGCTGTGTGGAGGACCCCGAGACGGGCCTGCGCCTGCTGCCTCTCACCGACCAGGCCGCCAGGGGCGGTGAGCTGGTCTACACAGACTCGGAGGCTCGGGACGTGTTCGAGAAAGCCACCGTGTCAGCACCATTCGGCAAGTTCCGGGGCAGGACGGTGACCATCTGGGAGCTCATCAACTCCGAGTACTTCACGGCAGAGCAGCGGCGGGACCTGCTGCGGCAGTTTCGCACGGGCAAGGTCACCGTGGAGAAGATCATCAAGATCGTCATCACCGTGGTGGAGGAGCATGAGCAGAAGGACCAGCTCTGCTTCGAGGGCCTGCGCGCCCTGGTGCCCGCCGCCGAGCTGCTGGAGAGCGGGGTCATCGACCGTGACCTCTACCACCAGCTGCAGCGGGGCGAGCGCTCAGTGCGAGAGGTGGCGGAGGTGGGTGCCGTGCGGCGGGCTCTGCGGGGCGCCAATGTCATCGCAGGGGTGTGGCTGGAGGAGGCGGGGCAGAAGCTGAGCATCTACGAGGCCCTGAAGAAAGATCTCCTGCCTCCAGAGGCGGCCGTGGCTCTCCTGGAGGCCCAGGCCGGCACCGGCCACATCATTGACCCCGCCACGAGTGCCCGGCTCACCGTGGACGAGGCGGTGCGTGCCGGCCTGGTGGGGCCTGAGTTGCACGAGAAGTTGCTGTCGGCCGAGAAGGCCGTCACCGGCTACAAGGACCCCTACTCGGGGCAGAGCGTCTCCCTGTTCCAGGCCCTGAAGAAGGGCCTCATCCCAAGGGAGCAGGGTCTGCGTCTGCTCGATGCCCAGCTGTCCACAGGTGGCATCGTGGACCCGAGCAAGAGCCACCGTGTGCCCGTGGACGTGGCCTGTGCCCGCGGCTACCTGGACGAGGAGACCAGCCGAGCCCTGTCGGCCCCCAGAGATGAAGCCAAGACTTACTGTGACCCTGGGTCGCAGGAGCCGGTCACCTACGGCCAGCTCCAACAGCAGTGCCGGCCCGACCAGCTGACGGGGCTGAGCCTGCTGCCGCTGTCGGAGAAGGCCGCCCAGGCCCGGCGCGAGGGGCTCTGCTCTGAGCTGCAGGCCCGTGAGACCTTTCAGAAGACTGCCGTGGAGGTACCTATGGGCAGCTTCAAGGGCAGGACGGTGACGGTGTGGGAGCTGCTCAGCTCCGAGTACTTCACggtggagcagagagaggagctgcTGCGGCAGTTTCGGACGGGCACGGTCACCGTGGAGAAGATCATCAAGATCCTCATCACCATCGTGGAAGAGGTTGAGACCGTGCGGCAGGAGAGGCTGTCTTTCAGTGGCCTCCGCACCCCGGTGCCAGCCAGCGAGCTCGTGGCCTCCGGGGTCCTCAGCAGGACCCAGTTCGAGCAGCTCAAGGACGGCAAGATCTCGGTGAAGGAGCTGTCGGAGCTGAGCTCTGTGCAGACCCTGCTGCAGGGCGGCGGGTGCCTGGCCGGCATCTACCTTGAGGACTCCAAGGAGAAGGTGACCATCTACCAGGCCATGCAGCGAGGCCTGCTCAGGCCCAGCACGGCCACTCTCCTGCTCGAGGCCCAGGCGGCCACCGGCTTTCTCGTGGACCCTGTGCGGAACCAGCGCTTGTATGTCCACGAGGCTGTGAAGGCAGGTGTCGTGGGCCCCGAGCTGCACGAGAAGCTGCTGTCGGCCGAGAAGGCCGTCACCGGCTACAAGGACCCCTACTCGGGCAGCACCATCTCCCTCTTCCAGGCCATGAAGAAGGGCCTGGTCCTTAGGGACCATGGCATCCGCCTGCTGGAGGCCCAGATCGCCACGGGCGGCATCATCGACCCCGTGCACAGCCACCGGCTGCCCTTGGACGTGGCCTACCAGCGCGGCTACTTCGACGAGGAGATGAACCGCGTCCTGGCGGACCCGAGCGACGACACCAAGGGCTTCTTCGACCCCAACACGCACGAGAACCTCACGTACCTGCAGCTGCTGGAGCGCTGTGTGGAGGACCCCGAGACGGGGCTGCGCCTGCTGCCCCTCAAAGGCTCCGAGAAGGCAGAGGTGGTGGAGACCACGCAGCTGTACACCGAGGAGGAGACCCGCAGAGCGTTCGAGGAGACGCAGATAGAGATCCCCGGCAGCGGCGGCCGCAGCGGCTCCACTATGTCCTTGTGGGAGGTGATGCAGTCGGACCTGATCCCAGAGGAGCAGCGCACCCGGCTCATGGCTGACTTCCAGGCCGGCCGGGTGACCAAGGAGcgcatgatcatcatcatcatcgagATCATCGAGAAGACCGAGATCGTGCGCCAGCAGAACCTGGCTTCCTACGACTACATCCGCCGCCGCCTCACCGCCGAGGACCTCTACGAGGCCCGGATCATCTCCCGCGAGACATACAGCCTCCTCCGGGAGGGCACCAAGAGCTTCCGAGAGGTGCTGGAGGAGGAGGCGGCCTCGCGCTACCTCTACGGCACGGGCTGCGTGGCCGGAGTCTACCTGCCGGGCTCTAGGCAGACGCTCACCATCTACCAGGCCCTCAAGAAGGGACTGCTGAGCGCCGAGGTGGCCCGCTTACTGCTGGAGGCACAGGCGGCCACGGGCTTCCTCCTGGAGCCCGTGAAGGGCGAGCGGCTGACCGTGGACGAAGCCGTGCGGAAGGGCCTGGTGGGCCCCGAGCTGCACGACCGGCTGCTCTCGGCGGAGCGGGCTGTGACCGGTTATCGTGACCCCTATACGGAGCAGACGATCTCGCTCTTCCAGGCCATGAAGAAGGACCTGATCCCCGAGGAGGAGGCCCTGCGGCTGCTGGACGCCCAGCTGGCCACGGGCGGCATCGTGGACCCGCGCCTGGGCTTCCGTCTCCCCCTGGAGGTGGCCTACCAGCGTGGCTACCTCCACAAGGACACGTATGACCGGCTGTCGGAGCCCAGCGAGGTGCGCAGCTACCTGGACCCCTGCACGGACGAGCGTCTCAGCTACACGCAGCTGCTCCGGAGGTGCCGCCCCCACGAGGCCAGCGGCCAGCGCCTCCTGCCCCTCTCGGACGCCCGCAAGCTGACCTTCCGCGGCCTGCGCAAGCAGGTCACGGTGGAAGAGCTGGTGCGCTCGCAGGTCATGGACGAGGCTACGGCTCTGCGGCTGCAGGAGGGCCTGGCCTCCGTGGAGGAGGTCACCCAGAACCTGCAGAAGTTCCTCGAGGGCACTAGCTGCATTGCCGGCGTCTTCGTGGATGCCACCAAGGAGCGGCTGTCGGTGTACCAGGCCATGAAGAAAGGCATCATCCGCCCCGGCACGGCCTTCGAGCTCCTGGAAGCACAGGCGGCCACCGGCTACGTCATTGACCCCATCAAGGGGCTCAAGCTGACCGTGGAGGAGGCCGTGCGCATGGGCATCGTGGGCCCTGAGTTCAAGGACAAACTGCTGTCGGCCGAGCGCGCCGTCACCGGCTACAAGGATCCCTACTCCGGGAAGCTCATCTCCCTCTTCCAGGCCATGAAGAAGGGCCTGATCCTGAAGGACCACGGCATCCGCCTGCTGGAGGCCCAGATCGCCACGGGCGGCATCATTGACCCCGAGGAGAGCCACCGGCTGCCTGTGGAGGTGGCCTACAAGCGCGGCCTCTTCGACGAGGAGATGAACGAGATCCTGACGGACCCGAGCGACGACACCAAGGGCTTCTTCGACCCCAACACGGAGGAGAATCTCACGTACCTGCAGCTGATGGAGCGCTGCATCACGGACCCCCAGACGGGCCTGTGCCTGCTGCCCTTGAAGGAGAGGAAGCGGGAACGGAAGACGTCCTCCAAGTCCTCGGTGCGCAAGCGCCGTGTGGTGATCGTGGACCCGGAGACGGGCAAGGAGATGTCTGTGTACGAGGCCTACCGCAAGGGCCTCATCGACCACCAGACGTACCTGGAGCTGTCCGAGCAGGAGTGCGAGTGGGAGGAGATCACCATCTCCTCCTCGGACGGCGTGGTCAAGTCCATGATCATCGACCGCCGCTCGGGCCGCCAGTACGACATCGACGAGGCCATTGCCAGGAGCCTGATCGACCGCTCGGCACTGGACCAGTACCGCGCCGGCACGCTCTCCATCACGGAGTTCGCAGACATGCTCTCGGGCAACGCCGGCGGCTTCCGCTCCCGCTCGTCCTCCGTGGGGTCCTCCTCGTCCTACCCCATCAGCCCTGCAGCCTCCAGGACCCAGGGGACCTCCTGGTTGGACCCCACGGAGGAGACGGGCCCTGTGGCCGGCATCCTGGACACGGAGACTCTGGAGAAGGTATCCATCACAGAGGCCATGCACCGCAACCTGGTGGACAATATCACGGGGCAGCGGCTGCTGGAGGCCCAGGCCTGCACGGGGGGCATCATCGACCCCAGCACCGGCGAGCGCTTCCCCGTCACAGATGCTGTCAACAAGGGCCTGGTGGACAAGATCATGGTGGACCGCATCAACCTGGCTCAGAAAGCCTTCTGCGGCTTCGAGGACCCGCGCACCAAGACCAAGATGTCAGCCGCTCAGGCCCTGAAGAAGGGCTGGCTCTATTACGAGGCGGGCCAGCGGTTCCTGGAGGTGCAGTACCTGACCGGCGGCCTGATCGAGCCTGATGCCGCAGGCCGCGTGCCCCTGGATGAGGCCCTGCAGCGCGGCATGGTGGACGCCCGGACCGCCCAGAAGCTGCGAGACGTGGGCGCCTACTCCAAGTACCTCACCTGCCCCAAGACCAAGCTCAAGATCTCCTACAAGGACGCACTGGACCGCAGCATGGTGGAGGAGGGCACGGGGCTGCGGCTGCTGGAGGCGGCCGCCCAGTCCAGCAAGGGCTACTACAGCCCCTACAGCGTCAGTGGCTCGGGCTCCACGGCCGGTTCGCGCTCTGG
Proteins encoded in this region:
- the PLEC gene encoding plectin isoform X1, which gives rise to MVAGMLMPLDQLRAIYEVLFREGVMVAKKDRRPRSLHPHVAGVSNLQVMRAMASLRARGLVRETFAWRHFYWYLTNEGIAHLRQYLHLPPEIVPASLQRVRRPVAMVMPARRPPHVQSVQGPLGCPPKWGSLPAEDPAREERRVYRRKEPEEGAAEPPVVPATAPGNLVRPGPEPAPATDERDRVQKKTFTKWVNKHLIKAQRHISDLYEDLRDGHNLISLLEVLSGDSLPRERDVIRSSRLPREKGRMRFHKLQNVQIALDYLRHRQVKLVNIRNDDIADGNPKLTLGLIWTIILHFQISDIQVSGQSEDMTAKEKLLLWSQRMVEGYHGLRCDNFTSSWRDGRLFNAIIHRHKPMLIDMNKVYRQTNLENLDQAFSVAERDLGVTRLLDPEDVDVPQPDEKSIITYVSSLYDAMPRVPDVQDGVKANELQLRWQEYRELVVLLLQWIRHHTAAFEERRFPASFEEIEILWCQFLKFKETELPAKEADKNRSKGIHQSLEGALQAGQLKMPPGYHPLDVEKEWGKLHVAILEREKQLRSEFERLECLQRIVSKLQMEAGLCEEQLNHADALLQSDVRLLAASKAPQRAAEVERDLDKADGMIRMLFNDVQTLKDGRHPQGEQMYRRVYRLHERLVAVRTEHNLRLQAGAAAPVAQVSAQSTQRRPELEDAALRYLQDLLAWVGENQRRVDSAEWGGDLPSVEAELGSHRGLHRSVEEFRAKIERARADEGQLAPAPRGAYRDCLGRLDLQYAKLLNSSKARLRSLESLHGFVAAATKELMWLSEKEEEEVGFDWGEHNSNMAAKKESYSALMRELELKEKKIKEIQSTGDRLLREGHPAQPTVESFQAALQTQWSWMLQLCCCIEAHLKENTAYFQFFSDVRETEEQLRKLQETLRRKYTCDRTITVTRLEDLLQDAQDEKDRLNEYRAHLSGLAKRAKAIVQLKPRNQAHPVRGRVPLLAVCDYKQVEVTVHKGDECQLLGPAQPSHWKVLSSSGSEAAVPSVCFLVPPPNQEAQDAVTRLEAQHQALAILWQQLHVDMKSLLAWQSLSRDTQLIRSWSLVTFRTLKPEEQRQALRSLELHYQAFLRDSQDAGGFGPEDRLQAEREYGACSRHYQQLLQSMEQGAQEESRCQRCISELKDIRLQLEACETRTVHRLRLPLEKEPARECAQRIAEQQKAQAEVEGLGKGVARLSAEAEKVLALPEPSPAAPTLRSELELTLGKLEQVRSLSAIYLEKLKTISLVIRSTQGAEEVLKAHEEQLKEAQAVPATLPELEATKAALKKLRVQAEAQQPVFDALRDELRGAQEVGERLQRQHGERDVDVERWRERVAPLLERWQAVLAQTDVRQRELEQLGRQLRYYRESADPLDAWLQDAKQRQEQIQAVPLADSQAVREQLRQEKALLEEIERQREKVEECQRLAKQYINAIKDYELQLVTYKAQLEPVASPAKKPKVQSGSESIIQEYVDLRTRYSELTTLTSQYIKFISETLRRMKEEERLAEQQRAEERERLAQVEAALEKQRQLAEAHAQAKAQAEREAQELQQRMQEEAARREEAAVDAQQQKQSIQEELQHLRQSSEAEIQAKARQVEAAERSRLRIEEEIRVVRLQLEATERQRGGAEGELQALRARAEEAEAQKRQAQEEAERLRRQVQDESQRKRQAEAELALRVKAEAEAAREKQRALQALEELQLQAEEAERRLRQAEAERARQVQVALETAQRSAEVELQSKRASFAEKTAQLERTLQEEHVAVAQLREEAARQAQRQAEAERAREEAERELERWRLKANEALRLRLQAEEVAQQKSLAQAEAEQQKEAAEREARRRGKAEEQAVRQRELAEQELEKQRQLAEGTAQQRLAAEQELIRLRAGTEQGEQQRQLLEEALARLQREADAAAQKRQELEAELATVRAEMEVLLASKARAEEESRSTSEKSKQRLEAEASRFRELAEEAARLRALAEETKRQRQLAEEDAAQQRAEAERVLAEKLAAISEATRLKTEAEIALKEKEAENERLRRLAEDEAFQRRRLEEQAAQHKADIEERLMQLRKASDNELERQKGLVEDTLRQRRQVEEEILALKASFEKAAAGKAELELELGRIRSSAEDTLRSKEQAEREAARQRQLAAEEEQRRREAEERVQKSLVAEEEAARQRKLALEEVERLKAKVEEARRLRERAEQESARQLQLAQEAAQKRLQAEEKAHAFAVQRKEQELQQTLQQEQSVLERLRGEAEAARRAAEEAEEARERAELEAAQSRQQVEEAERLKQLAEEQARARAQAQAAAEKLRKEAEQEAARRAQAEQAALKQKQAADAEMEKHKKFAEQTLRQKAQVEQELTALRLQLEETDHQKGILDEELQRLKAEVTEAARQRSQVEEELFSVRVQMEELSKLKARIEAENRALILRDKDNTQRFLQEEAEKMKQVAEEAARLSVAVQEAARLRQLAEEDLAQQRALAEKMLKEKMQAVQEATRLQAEAELLQQQKELAQEQARQLQEDKEQMAQQLAQETQGFQRTLELERQRQLEMSAEAERLKLRVAELSQAQARAEEDAQRFRRQAEEIGEKLHRTELATQEKVTLVHTLEVQRQQSDHDAERLRAAIAELEREKEKLQEEASLLQQKSEEMQVVQQEQLLQETRALQQSFLSEKDRLLQREQCIEQEKAKLEQLFQDEVAKAQQLREEQQRQQQQMAQERQRLMASMEEALQRQRDAEEGVRRKQEELQQLQQQRQQQEKLLAEENRRLRERLQRLEEEHRAAVAQSEEIAASQAVAAKALPNGRDAPDGPAVEVESEHAFDGLRRKVPAQRLQEVGVLSSEELQRLAEGRTTVAELAQREDVRRYLQGRSGIAGLLLKPTNEKLSVYAALQRQLLSPGTALILLEAQAASGFLLDPVRNRRLTVNEAVKEGVVGPELHHKLLSAERAVTGYKDPYTGEQISLFQAMKKDLVVRDHGIRLLEAQIATGGIIDPVHSHRVPVDVAYQRGYFDEEMSRVLADPSDDTKGFFDPNTHENLTYLQLLERCVEDPETGLRLLPLTDQAARGGELVYTDSEARDVFEKATVSAPFGKFRGRTVTIWELINSEYFTAEQRRDLLRQFRTGKVTVEKIIKIVITVVEEHEQKDQLCFEGLRALVPAAELLESGVIDRDLYHQLQRGERSVREVAEVGAVRRALRGANVIAGVWLEEAGQKLSIYEALKKDLLPPEAAVALLEAQAGTGHIIDPATSARLTVDEAVRAGLVGPELHEKLLSAEKAVTGYKDPYSGQSVSLFQALKKGLIPREQGLRLLDAQLSTGGIVDPSKSHRVPVDVACARGYLDEETSRALSAPRDEAKTYCDPGSQEPVTYGQLQQQCRPDQLTGLSLLPLSEKAAQARREGLCSELQARETFQKTAVEVPMGSFKGRTVTVWELLSSEYFTVEQREELLRQFRTGTVTVEKIIKILITIVEEVETVRQERLSFSGLRTPVPASELVASGVLSRTQFEQLKDGKISVKELSELSSVQTLLQGGGCLAGIYLEDSKEKVTIYQAMQRGLLRPSTATLLLEAQAATGFLVDPVRNQRLYVHEAVKAGVVGPELHEKLLSAEKAVTGYKDPYSGSTISLFQAMKKGLVLRDHGIRLLEAQIATGGIIDPVHSHRLPLDVAYQRGYFDEEMNRVLADPSDDTKGFFDPNTHENLTYLQLLERCVEDPETGLRLLPLKGSEKAEVVETTQLYTEEETRRAFEETQIEIPGSGGRSGSTMSLWEVMQSDLIPEEQRTRLMADFQAGRVTKERMIIIIIEIIEKTEIVRQQNLASYDYIRRRLTAEDLYEARIISRETYSLLREGTKSFREVLEEEAASRYLYGTGCVAGVYLPGSRQTLTIYQALKKGLLSAEVARLLLEAQAATGFLLEPVKGERLTVDEAVRKGLVGPELHDRLLSAERAVTGYRDPYTEQTISLFQAMKKDLIPEEEALRLLDAQLATGGIVDPRLGFRLPLEVAYQRGYLHKDTYDRLSEPSEVRSYLDPCTDERLSYTQLLRRCRPHEASGQRLLPLSDARKLTFRGLRKQVTVEELVRSQVMDEATALRLQEGLASVEEVTQNLQKFLEGTSCIAGVFVDATKERLSVYQAMKKGIIRPGTAFELLEAQAATGYVIDPIKGLKLTVEEAVRMGIVGPEFKDKLLSAERAVTGYKDPYSGKLISLFQAMKKGLILKDHGIRLLEAQIATGGIIDPEESHRLPVEVAYKRGLFDEEMNEILTDPSDDTKGFFDPNTEENLTYLQLMERCITDPQTGLCLLPLKERKRERKTSSKSSVRKRRVVIVDPETGKEMSVYEAYRKGLIDHQTYLELSEQECEWEEITISSSDGVVKSMIIDRRSGRQYDIDEAIARSLIDRSALDQYRAGTLSITEFADMLSGNAGGFRSRSSSVGSSSSYPISPAASRTQGTSWLDPTEETGPVAGILDTETLEKVSITEAMHRNLVDNITGQRLLEAQACTGGIIDPSTGERFPVTDAVNKGLVDKIMVDRINLAQKAFCGFEDPRTKTKMSAAQALKKGWLYYEAGQRFLEVQYLTGGLIEPDAAGRVPLDEALQRGMVDARTAQKLRDVGAYSKYLTCPKTKLKISYKDALDRSMVEEGTGLRLLEAAAQSSKGYYSPYSVSGSGSTAGSRSGSRTGSRAGSRRGSFDATSSGFSMTFSSSSYSSSGYGRRYASGPASSLGGPESAVA